A portion of the candidate division KSB1 bacterium genome contains these proteins:
- a CDS encoding histone deacetylase has translation MTGYFHHPSCLLHDTGPGHPERPDRLQAIHQQLEKSGLLSRVNVFQPAPAERETLALVHPRNYIENIADACARAGQGRAALDSDTIVSKDSCIAAQLAAGAAVEAVAKVSRGELSNAFCAVRPPGHHAERATAMGFCLFNNVAIAAEWLVREKHAEKILIIDWDVHHGNGTQHIFYERGEIFYLSLHQWPLYPGTGREDETGAGKGKGATLNVPLPPGTTEQKYLDIFFKTAENVFKKFQPDFLLLSAGFDAHRDDPLANLQLTEAAFGKMTQFAAELAESVGGGKLVSLLEGGYNLTALAGSVAAHVEKLSQN, from the coding sequence ATGACAGGATATTTCCATCACCCCTCTTGCCTGTTGCACGACACCGGCCCCGGCCATCCCGAGCGCCCGGATCGGCTCCAAGCGATTCACCAGCAGCTTGAAAAATCCGGCCTGCTCAGCCGGGTGAACGTCTTTCAGCCCGCCCCTGCCGAGCGCGAAACCCTTGCTTTGGTTCATCCTCGCAATTATATTGAAAACATCGCCGATGCCTGCGCGCGAGCCGGCCAGGGACGCGCGGCGCTCGATAGCGACACCATCGTTTCGAAGGACTCTTGCATCGCCGCTCAGCTTGCCGCTGGCGCAGCGGTTGAAGCCGTTGCCAAAGTGAGCCGCGGCGAGTTGTCCAACGCCTTTTGTGCGGTGCGGCCGCCGGGTCATCATGCCGAGCGCGCCACGGCGATGGGCTTTTGCCTTTTCAACAACGTGGCGATTGCGGCAGAGTGGCTGGTGCGTGAAAAACATGCCGAGAAGATTTTGATCATTGATTGGGACGTGCATCACGGCAACGGCACGCAGCATATTTTTTACGAGCGCGGCGAGATTTTTTATCTGAGCCTGCATCAGTGGCCACTGTATCCCGGCACCGGCCGCGAAGACGAAACCGGCGCGGGCAAGGGCAAAGGCGCGACGCTGAACGTGCCGCTGCCGCCGGGGACGACGGAGCAAAAATATCTTGATATCTTCTTTAAAACCGCTGAAAACGTTTTCAAAAAATTTCAGCCGGATTTTCTTCTGCTCTCTGCCGGTTTCGACGCGCATCGCGACGATCCGCTGGCCAACTTGCAATTGACCGAGGCCGCTTTCGGAAAGATGACGCAATTTGCGGCGGAGCTGGCGGAAAGTGTTGGCGGCGGCAAACTGGTTTCGCTGCTCGAAGGCGGTTACAACCTCACAGCCCTGGCCGGCTCCGTCGCTGCGCATGTGGAAAAA